One Comamonas odontotermitis genomic window, GGCGCCCGCCGCAGCCACGCCGGATTACCTGCGCTACATCAGCGATGCCGACAAGACCGTGCCGCAGCCCAGCGCCCGTGCCAGTGGCCGCGCGGTGGGCACGCCAGGCGCTGTGCGCATGCTCGATCTTGCGCACAAGGACCACGGCAGCAAGCCCTGGAAGGACCTGATCCAGCCCGGTATTGATCTGGCCACCAATGGCTTCAAGATCAGCGGCCGCATGTCGGATGCGCTGGCGGGCGCCAAGACGGCGCTGCAGGCCGATGCCGATGCGATTGCGCTGTATTTCAATGCAGACGGATCTACCAAGAGCCTGGGCCAGACCTTTACCAACCCCGCCTACGCAGCAACCTTGACCAAGATTGCCACTGGTGGCGCCGATGCGTTCTATACCGGCGCCGTGGCGCAAGGCATCGTGAACAAGATTGGCGTGACGCAGAACGTGACAACAGGCACGCCCATCACCCCGGGCGTCACCACCATGGCCGATCTGGCGGGCTACCAGGCCAAGAAGCGTGATGCAGTCTGCACCACCTACCGCGCCAAGTATGTGATCTGTGGCATGCCACCCCCATCGTCCGGCGGCATTGCGGTGGCGCAGGCCATGGGCGTGCTGGAGAATTTTGATCTGGCACCGCACAAACCTACGGCACTGGATCTGGAAGGCGGCAAGCCGACGGCCATGGGCGTGCATCTGGTCAGCGAAGCCGAGCGCCTCGCCTATGCGGACCGCGACGTGTATGTGGCTGATACGGACTTCACCCCCCTGCCCGGCCCTGTGGGCTCTACCCTGCTCGACAAGAATTACCTCAAGAGTCGCGCCGCACTCATCTCCACCAAGCAGAGCATGGGCACCGCCACGGCAGGCCAGTTCAGCAATACCCGCATGGGTGTGAGCAAGGTGGCTGAAAACGGCACCACCCACATGACCATTGTCGACGCCAAGGGCAACGTTGTGAGCATGACGACGACGGTGGAAGCGGGCATGGGTTCGTACCACATCACCCAAGGTTTTGTGCTGAACAACCAGTTGACCGATTTCTCGGCCACGCCCACCTCCGCAGATGGCCTGCCGATCGCCAACAAGCTTGAAGCCGGCAAGCGCCCCCGCAGCTCGATGGCGCCAACCCTGGTGTTCGATGCCAACGCAGACGGCACGCCCGGCGCCTTCAAGATGGCGACGGGCTCGCCTGGTGGCAGCACCATCATCCAGTTTGTCACCAAGACCTTGGTGGGCGCGCTGGACTGGGGCCTGGATGCGCAGCAAGCCACCAATCTGGTGAACTTTGGCGCGGCCAACAGCAAGACCACCAATCTGGGCGGCGAGCACCCCAATATCGTGGCGGCCAACAATGGCGATGCCGATCCGCTGGTGCAGGCGCTGCGCGCCATGGGTCACACCGTGTCGGTCAATGCCCAGTCGAGCGGCGTGGGCACGGTGATTCGCACCGCCTCCAGCGCGGGCGAGGCACGCCTCACCGGCGGCGCCGATCCGCGCCGCGAAGGTGTGGTTCTGGGTGATACCTACAAGGTCAAGCCCTAAGCTTTAAGCCCAGGCCAGCCTGGCAATTGCAAAAGCCGCTGCAGGCATGATCTGCAGCGGCTTTTTTTGGATGAAAATGGCATCAAATGCTTACGCAGCGCGCGCTGGCAGCTCCTGTTTTTGAAGGTGCTCGTTGATCTGGGCAATCACCGGCAGCAGGTCTGCCACGCTGTCGATCACAAAATGTGCGCCCGCCTCCTGCAGCTGCCGGGTGGCAGATGCGCGCACTGGCGCCTGCTCGGCCGGTGGCAGTGCCTGCCATTCGGGTAGAGACAGGCCGTTGGCGTTGCCGCTGATGGCGACGCCCACCGTCCAGCAGCCCGCGTTCAGGCCTTCGGCAATGCCAACGCCGGTGTCGTCCACCTTCACCACGGTAGATGCGGGCCACACGCCCAGGTCGGCAAAGCAGCGATACATCATCAAGGGGCTGGGACGGCCTGCGGCCAGATCGCCGGCGCAGACGACGTTGTCTGGCTCGTAGCCCGCCTTGGCGGCAATGGGTTGCAGCACATCCATGATCGGGCGGTTGTAGCCGGTAGTGCTGCCGATTTTGATGCCGTCGGCGCGCAGCCGGGCCACCACATCGAGCGCCCCGGGAATGAAATCGGCAAAATCGCCAACCACGCGGGCGTTCATCGGGGTGAATACTTCATACAGGTGGTCGATATCGCTGATGGCCACGGGCTTGCCATATTTGCGCTCCCATTGGGCGGCGACCTCCGGCAGACTGCACAGCGCATGGATGTGATCCCACTTGGCAGAGCCCATGGGGCCGCGTGCCTGCGCGATGGTGATGTCGACGCCGAAGTCCTTGAACAGCTGGACAAAGGCGCCCATGGGGGCACGCGAGCCAAAGTCGACTATCGTGCCGGCCCAGTCAAAGACGACGGCCTGAACGCGGTCGGTATGGTGAAAGTTCGTCATTTCGGATATCCAATGGTTTCAAGGTTGTGGGGGCAAGGCACGGGCCGCACCATGGCAGCACGGTGGCCTACCAGTTCTCGAAGGTGTCATGCGCCACGCCAAAACCGGTGCTGGCCCCGGTGCCGCTGGTGACCACGGCAACCCGGGTGGCGTCGTCCGGCGCCTCGATGAAGCAATCGGTGTCGGGCGCCGAGGGGTAGATGCCTACCCAGCGCTCCGTCACCATGTAGTCGCCCAGATGGAGTGCCTCGCGCATGTGGCGCAGCATCAGCTCGTCCACATCGTCCATCGCAAAAGGCGCAACCGACGCGCCGTAGTGGTGCGAATCTCCGACCACCAGGCTGCCATCGGCACTTTGCACGGCGATCAGATGGATGCCATGCGCGAGACTCTCGCCCTCTTCCTGCTGCAGTTGCGCAAGCAGTGCCTGGGCCTGTGGCAGTTTGCTGTAGCCGTGGTAGCGCACCAGGCTCAGGTCGCCCATGACGGAGGCTGTCAGCTTGAAGCCCGCCTGCGGCAGCACGCGCAGCATCTGCAACTGGCACAGCCGCACCTGGTGCTTGGTAAACAACTGGCTGTAGAGGCCATGGATGTCGGCATTGGTGCAGACCACCACGCGCTCTGCGTGCAGGGTTGCCTTGGCGGTTACCACCTTGGGCGTAGCCACTTCCAGCACGGCTTCGCCAAAGCGAAAAGTGACGTTGTGCTGCTCGGCCAGCCAGCGCGTGAGCTGACCAATGGCCTGGCGCGACTCCACGCGCAGGTCGACAGGGCTGTGCAGCACGGCCCGGGCATTGCCCAGCTTCAGCTCAGGCGCGTGCCGCGCGGCCTGCTCGGGGCTCCTCAGCTCGCAGCCCACGCTCTGGGCCATGTCAGTTGCCATGAAGGCGTTCAGCACGTCCACGGCTTTGTCGCGGCTCGCCACCACGTTCAGGCCCTGGTGCACCACCTGGATGCCGGCTTGCGGTGCGATGGCGGCCCACACGTCGCGGGCGTAGCGCGCGCGTCGCCAAGTGTCGCCTGCGCCCTGCCCGGTCACGGTCACAAAGCCGAAATTGCGGATGGATGCACTCACGCAAGCGGCGTCACGATCCACTACGCACACCTTCAGGCCCTTGCGGGCAGCCTCATACGCATGCGCCAGGCCAACAATGCCTGCGCCCACCACGATCACATCAAAACTGCTCACTGTTTTCCCTTTTGTCCAACATATCGTTGGCTGCATGCTATGAAATTTGATAGCACTGCGCTCATCCACATTGGGCTAGCACACTATTTATTAACAACTAGCGTTTGCGCCACGCCTGGGTCTTCTGCGTCAGCCACCAGCCTGCCGCCTGGTAGAGCACGGTCACCACGCAGCTGATGGCGGCAATCATCACGGCCATGGCGGCGGCGGCGGCCATGTCGCCCGCTTCGTCCAGGTTCAGGATGGCAACGGCGCCCAGCCGCGTATCCGGTGAATACAGAAACACCACGGCCGAGATCGTCGTCATCGCCGCAACGAAGAAGTAGCGCGACACTTCCAGGAGGGCGGGCAGGCACATGGGCAAGGTCACCTTGAACAAGGTGCGGTAGAAAGGCACCTTCAGCGACGCACTCACGGCTTCGAACTCGCCATCGATGGCCTTGAGCGCAGTCACCAGGGTCATGTGGCCGGTGGTGTAGTAATGCATCACCGTGCACAGCACCATGAGCGGCATGGTCTGGTACAGAAAATTGAGCGGATTGCCCGGCGCATTGAAGAAAAAGATATAGCCCAGGCCCAGCACCAGTCCGGGCACAGCCATGGGCACCATGGCCAGAAGGCGCAGCACCGGGCGAACGGCGTTCATGCCCTTGGTCTTTTCCAGCAGGTAGGCGCCGGTGAACACGACCACGGGGCCGGCAATTGCGGCGCTCACCGCCATGGTGAGGCTGTTGAAGATGGCAGTATCGACACCGGCATCCACCAGGCCACTGGTGTAGTGCGACAAGGTCAGGCCCAGCTGGTACGGCCAGAACTGCACGAGCGATGCAAAGATCGCCATGCCGAACATGGCCAGCATCAGCGCCGCCATGCCCCAGGCGAGCACTGCGCAGGTGCGGTCGGTGGCCGCGTGCCTGGTAGGCTGCAGCACCACGGCGCGCGCCGTCAGCACCGAGGTCTGCTTTTTCTGCACCTGGCGGTCAATCAGGTAGGTGATGACGGCAGGCAGCAACAGCAACAAGGCCACCACAGCACCGCGCTGAAAATCCTGCTGGCCGATCACGAGCTTGAAGACATCGGTGGCCAGCATGTTGAAATTGCCGCCAATCACCTTAGGAATTCCAAAATCGGTGATCACTAGGGTGAATACCACCAGCGCTGCCGACACCACGCCATAGCGCGCGGCAGGCAGGGTGACGGTGAGAAACTGGCGCGTGCGGCTCGCCCCCAGGGCGGTAGCGGCTTCGTAGAGGCGCTGGTCGCCCACGGCCAGCGCGGTCACCATGATCATCAGGGCATGGGGAAAGGTGGCAAAACACTGGGCGAGCACGATGCCGGGCGCGCCGTAGATGCTGTCAAAGCCGAAAGCCTGCACCGTGCCCTTGAAGACGCCCTGGTTGCCAAACCAGTAGATGAGCGAGATGGCCGACAAAAGCGATGGCGCGAGCAGCGGCAGCAGGCTGATGCTGCGCAGCACGCCCTTGCCACGGATGCCAGAGCGCGTGATGGCATAGGCAAACCCAAAAGCCAGAGGCACCACGAACACGGTCACCAGCAGCGACACCCAGATGCTGTTCCACAGGCTGCGCAGCAAGGCTGGAGACTGGAAGTACTGGATGAACCGGGCCAGGCCCGCGCCCTCCCCGTTCTGCCCGGGGGCAAATGCGTGGCTGAGCAAGGCAGCCAGCGGAGCCAGCAGCCCGACGACCAGCAGCGCGGTGAGAAGAAGCAGCCCGGCGTGCGCCATGCGATCAGCGGGGGCTGTGCGAATACCCGCGCTGCGCAAGCCCGATGGAGCCGTGCCGCTATTCAGGGTGGTGGTGGAAGAAGTCATAAAGCTCCGAAAGCCCGCTGCCGCCTGCACTGCGCGGCCTGAGCGCCCAAGGGCCGTTGTTGTCTAAGCCCGGCGCGGTTTCTAGTGAAATCAGGCACTAGCGCCCGTCCATCAAGCGCTGGCAGCTATCAATATTTCTGCGCAAAAATCTTCAACTGTGTGGCGTTGACCGAGAACTGCAGCCAGCGGCCAGGCTGCACATCGAGCTGGGTCCACTGCGCAAGCGACAGCTGCAGCTGAATGCGCTGCTCGGGCAGGCGCGGCACTTCGGCGTGCACGATGCAGGTGGCGCCCAGAAATTCCATGTGTTCGACACGGCCCGTCCACACGGGCGCGCCCGTCGCGGGCGGCACGCTGGCGGCAGGCGGCATTGCCGTGCAGTTGTGCACGCTGCAGTCCTCGGGGCGCAGGTACACATCGAGCGCCTGGCCTTTGGCGAGCTGCGGCGTCTGCGGGCAGAACAGCTTGTGGCCACCCAGGGTGATGCCGCCGTCTCCGGCCGCAATGGCCTGGAGCTTGTTGGCCTTGCCGATGAATTCGGCCACAAAGGGGGTGGCGGGCCGCTGGTAAATCTCCATCGGCGTGCCCACCTGCTCCACCACGCCATGGTTCATCACCACCACCCGGTCGGCGATGGCCATGGCCTCTTCCTGGTCGTGCGTGACCATGATGGTCGTCACGTACAGGCGCTGCTGCAGTGCCCGGATTTCATTGCGCAGGTGTACGCGCACCGTGGCGTCGAGCGCAGACAGGGGTTCGTCCAGCAGCAGCATGCCGGGCGACATGGCTAGCGCCCGGGCCAATGCCACGCGCTGCTGCTGTCCGCCCGAGAGTTGCGCCGGGTATTTGGGGCCGCTGCCCGACAGGCCTACCGTCTCCAGCAAGGCATGCACCTTCTGCGCCACCAGGCTTTTGGGCTGGCGTTGGCTCACGAGGCCGTAGGCCACGTTGTCCGCCACGGTCAGATTGGGAAACAGCGCATACGACTGGAACACGATGCCGTAGTCGCGCTGGGCGGCAGGCAGCTCGGAGATGTTCTTGCCGTCCTGCCACACCTCGCCGCTGGTCTGCGCTTCCAGCCCTGCAATCGCCCGCAGCAAGGTGGTCTTGCCGCAGCCCGAAGGCCCCAGAAAGCACACCAGCTCGCCGCGCTGGATCTGCAGGCTGACCGATTGCAGCGCGGTAAAGCTGCCGTAGCGCTTGTGCAGATGACGAATGTCAAGGTACGGGACACCCGTATCCTGCGGGCGCGCCGCCGGCGCGCCCAGGGGCTCAAATGCGTACGACGTGTCACGCAACGGCAAGGGGGCCGTTGCGGCGGCGCTCTGTCCGGTCAGTTCTGCATTCATGGACGCTGTTTCCCGCTCGCTCACTTCTTGGCTTCGCTTTTGGCGTCGTAACGCTTGGTCCACTCGGCCAGCACGCGTTCGCGGCTATCGGCCATCTTGCCGAAATCCAGCGGAATCAGGCGCGATTCGTAGTCGGCAGGAATATTGGCCAGCTTGGGCGCCACGCCGGGCATGGTGGTGACGGCAAAGTTCTTGCCATACAGCTCCATGGCATCCTTGCTCACGGCCCAGTCCACCAGCTTCTGGGCGGCCTGCTCATGCTTGGTACCCTTGTAGATGCTGATGCCTTCCAGATCCCAGCCCAGACCTTCCTTGGGGAAGACGAGGTCGATAGGCGCGCCCTTGGCCTTGTTGGCGTGGCCACGGTATTCGAACGAGATGCCAGCAACGTACTCGCCCTGGGCAGCCATGTTGCAGGGCTTGGAGCCCGAGTGGGTGTACTGGGCGATGTTCTCGTGCAGCGCGTCCATGTACTTCCAGCCGCCGCCCTTGCCGTTGTCATCACCAAACAGCTGCAGCCAGGCGGCCACGTCGAAGTAGCCGGTACCGCTCGATGCAGGGTTGGGCATCACGACCTGGCCCTTGAACTCCGGCTTGGTCAGGTCTTGCCAGCTGGTGGGCAAAGGAATATTGCGCTTCTTCGCTTCGACCGTGTTGAAGCAGATGGTGGCGCCGAACACGTCCATGCCCACCCAGTGCGGTGGGTTCTTGCTGTCGCGGTACTTGGCGGTAATGGCTTCCAGGCCCTTGGGCGCGTAGCCTTGCAGCATGTCGTTCTTGTCGAAAATGGCCAGGCTCGATGCAGCCACGCCCATGATCACGTCCGCCTTGGGGTTGGCCTTTTCGGCGAGCAGCTTGGCGGTGATGACGCCCGTCGAATCGCGCACCCACTTGATTGCGATATCGGGGTTGCTCTTGGTGAAGGCGGTTTCGTAGGCCTTGAGCTGGTCGATTTCCAGCGCGGTATAGACCGTCAGCTCGGTCTTTTGGGCATATGCCGCACCTGCGGCCACCAAT contains:
- a CDS encoding putative 2-aminoethylphosphonate ABC transporter substrate-binding protein, coding for MQNWKKLVAAAAALVAAGAAYAQKTELTVYTALEIDQLKAYETAFTKSNPDIAIKWVRDSTGVITAKLLAEKANPKADVIMGVAASSLAIFDKNDMLQGYAPKGLEAITAKYRDSKNPPHWVGMDVFGATICFNTVEAKKRNIPLPTSWQDLTKPEFKGQVVMPNPASSGTGYFDVAAWLQLFGDDNGKGGGWKYMDALHENIAQYTHSGSKPCNMAAQGEYVAGISFEYRGHANKAKGAPIDLVFPKEGLGWDLEGISIYKGTKHEQAAQKLVDWAVSKDAMELYGKNFAVTTMPGVAPKLANIPADYESRLIPLDFGKMADSRERVLAEWTKRYDAKSEAKK
- a CDS encoding putative 2-aminoethylphosphonate ABC transporter permease subunit translates to MTSSTTTLNSGTAPSGLRSAGIRTAPADRMAHAGLLLLTALLVVGLLAPLAALLSHAFAPGQNGEGAGLARFIQYFQSPALLRSLWNSIWVSLLVTVFVVPLAFGFAYAITRSGIRGKGVLRSISLLPLLAPSLLSAISLIYWFGNQGVFKGTVQAFGFDSIYGAPGIVLAQCFATFPHALMIMVTALAVGDQRLYEAATALGASRTRQFLTVTLPAARYGVVSAALVVFTLVITDFGIPKVIGGNFNMLATDVFKLVIGQQDFQRGAVVALLLLLPAVITYLIDRQVQKKQTSVLTARAVVLQPTRHAATDRTCAVLAWGMAALMLAMFGMAIFASLVQFWPYQLGLTLSHYTSGLVDAGVDTAIFNSLTMAVSAAIAGPVVVFTGAYLLEKTKGMNAVRPVLRLLAMVPMAVPGLVLGLGYIFFFNAPGNPLNFLYQTMPLMVLCTVMHYYTTGHMTLVTALKAIDGEFEAVSASLKVPFYRTLFKVTLPMCLPALLEVSRYFFVAAMTTISAVVFLYSPDTRLGAVAILNLDEAGDMAAAAAMAVMIAAISCVVTVLYQAAGWWLTQKTQAWRKR
- the phnX gene encoding phosphonoacetaldehyde hydrolase is translated as MTNFHHTDRVQAVVFDWAGTIVDFGSRAPMGAFVQLFKDFGVDITIAQARGPMGSAKWDHIHALCSLPEVAAQWERKYGKPVAISDIDHLYEVFTPMNARVVGDFADFIPGALDVVARLRADGIKIGSTTGYNRPIMDVLQPIAAKAGYEPDNVVCAGDLAAGRPSPLMMYRCFADLGVWPASTVVKVDDTGVGIAEGLNAGCWTVGVAISGNANGLSLPEWQALPPAEQAPVRASATRQLQEAGAHFVIDSVADLLPVIAQINEHLQKQELPARAA
- a CDS encoding TIGR03364 family FAD-dependent oxidoreductase; the encoded protein is MSSFDVIVVGAGIVGLAHAYEAARKGLKVCVVDRDAACVSASIRNFGFVTVTGQGAGDTWRRARYARDVWAAIAPQAGIQVVHQGLNVVASRDKAVDVLNAFMATDMAQSVGCELRSPEQAARHAPELKLGNARAVLHSPVDLRVESRQAIGQLTRWLAEQHNVTFRFGEAVLEVATPKVVTAKATLHAERVVVCTNADIHGLYSQLFTKHQVRLCQLQMLRVLPQAGFKLTASVMGDLSLVRYHGYSKLPQAQALLAQLQQEEGESLAHGIHLIAVQSADGSLVVGDSHHYGASVAPFAMDDVDELMLRHMREALHLGDYMVTERWVGIYPSAPDTDCFIEAPDDATRVAVVTSGTGASTGFGVAHDTFENW
- a CDS encoding putative 2-aminoethylphosphonate ABC transporter ATP-binding protein — encoded protein: MNAELTGQSAAATAPLPLRDTSYAFEPLGAPAARPQDTGVPYLDIRHLHKRYGSFTALQSVSLQIQRGELVCFLGPSGCGKTTLLRAIAGLEAQTSGEVWQDGKNISELPAAQRDYGIVFQSYALFPNLTVADNVAYGLVSQRQPKSLVAQKVHALLETVGLSGSGPKYPAQLSGGQQQRVALARALAMSPGMLLLDEPLSALDATVRVHLRNEIRALQQRLYVTTIMVTHDQEEAMAIADRVVVMNHGVVEQVGTPMEIYQRPATPFVAEFIGKANKLQAIAAGDGGITLGGHKLFCPQTPQLAKGQALDVYLRPEDCSVHNCTAMPPAASVPPATGAPVWTGRVEHMEFLGATCIVHAEVPRLPEQRIQLQLSLAQWTQLDVQPGRWLQFSVNATQLKIFAQKY
- the ggt gene encoding gamma-glutamyltransferase is translated as MQIPSHPASSVSPRYSLVALASIVLLSLAGCGSSGGNDDKLVSTACEASTNDGSVVVGSGLPGDPSFPELASGYRTGKKVVEGNKYMVVTANPLASKAGCEVLKSGGSAVDAAVAVQMVLGLVEPQSSGIGGGAFMLYYDAASKKVTAYDGRETAPAAATPDYLRYISDADKTVPQPSARASGRAVGTPGAVRMLDLAHKDHGSKPWKDLIQPGIDLATNGFKISGRMSDALAGAKTALQADADAIALYFNADGSTKSLGQTFTNPAYAATLTKIATGGADAFYTGAVAQGIVNKIGVTQNVTTGTPITPGVTTMADLAGYQAKKRDAVCTTYRAKYVICGMPPPSSGGIAVAQAMGVLENFDLAPHKPTALDLEGGKPTAMGVHLVSEAERLAYADRDVYVADTDFTPLPGPVGSTLLDKNYLKSRAALISTKQSMGTATAGQFSNTRMGVSKVAENGTTHMTIVDAKGNVVSMTTTVEAGMGSYHITQGFVLNNQLTDFSATPTSADGLPIANKLEAGKRPRSSMAPTLVFDANADGTPGAFKMATGSPGGSTIIQFVTKTLVGALDWGLDAQQATNLVNFGAANSKTTNLGGEHPNIVAANNGDADPLVQALRAMGHTVSVNAQSSGVGTVIRTASSAGEARLTGGADPRREGVVLGDTYKVKP